Proteins co-encoded in one Papaver somniferum cultivar HN1 chromosome 5, ASM357369v1, whole genome shotgun sequence genomic window:
- the LOC113281426 gene encoding uncharacterized protein LOC113281426 isoform X1, whose amino-acid sequence MAVKLKPLISVSNFSFFSSKNIPISFPNFKFQSSVTAMATSYETYNFKLKPKVIDSHLHVWASPEEAAEKYPYYPGQEPTLPGNVDFLLKNMGEAGVDGALIVQPINHKFDHSLVTSVLKKYPSKFVGCCLANPAEDGSGVKQLEDLVLKDGYGAVRFNPYLWPSGQQMTNEVGRALFSKAGELGVPVGFMCMKGLNLHIAEIKELCTDFPSTIVILDHFAFCKPPINEEEKEVFSALLELSKFPQVYVKFSALFRISRKSFPYDDTSQILSQVVSTYGANRVMWGSDFPFVVPECGYVGAKEAVSLNANQINLSSSDLEWIMGRTVMQLFQDSWIAS is encoded by the exons ATGGCAGTGAAACTCAAACCTCTGATTTCAGtctcaaatttttcatttttctcttcaAAAAATATTCCAATTTCGTTTCCGAACTTCAAATTTCAGAGCTCTGTTACCGCAATGGCAACTAGTTATGAGACTTATAACTTCAAGTTGAAACCTAAAGTCATTGATTCTCATTTGCATGTCTGGGCATCTCCAGAAGAG GCAGCAGAGAAATACCCATACTATCCTGGTCAAGAACCTACTTTACCTGGTAATGTTGATTTCTTGCTTAAG AATATGGGGGAGGCAGGAGTAGATGGTGCGCTGATAGTGCAGCCCATTAATCATAAGTTTGACCATTCTTTAGTTACAAG TGTCTTGAAAAAGTACCCGTCAAAATTTGTTGGGTGTTGTCTTGCGAATCCCGCAGAAGATGGAAGTGGGGTTAAACAACTCGAAGATCTCGTTTTGAAG GATGGATATGGTGCAGTTCGCTTTAATCCCTATTTGTGGCCTTCTGGTCAGCAG ATGACGAACGAAGTTGGTAGGGCATTGTTCTCTAAAGCAGGAGAACTTGGAGTACCAGTGGGATTCATGTGTATGAAG ggtCTTAATCTACATATTGCGGAGATCAAGGAGCTGTGCACTGATTTTCCTTCTACCATCGTTATACTTGATCATTTCGCTTTCTGCAAGCCACCCAT AAACGAGGAGGAGAAGGAGGTTTTTTCTGCACTTCTTGAGTTGTCAAAGTTTCCCCAG GTGTATGTGAAGTTCAGTGCCTTGTTCCGTATATCAAGGAAGTCGTTCCCGTATGATGACACATCCCAAATTCTTTCCCAAGTTGTCTCTACCTATGGTGCTAACCGCGTAATGTGGGGCAG CGACTTTCCATTTGTGGTTCCTGAATGTGGATATGTTGGAGCAAAAGAAGCAGTATCGCTTAATGCAAATCAGATAAACTTATCGTCTTCTGATTTAGAATGGATAATGGGGAGAACTGTAATGCAACTCTTTCAAGATTCATGGATTGCATCTTAA
- the LOC113281426 gene encoding uncharacterized protein LOC113281426 isoform X2 → MAVKLKPLISVSNFSFFSSKNIPISFPNFKFQSSVTAMATSYETYNFKLKPKVIDSHLHVWASPEEAAEKYPYYPGQEPTLPVTICLQNMGEAGVDGALIVQPINHKFDHSLVTSVLKKYPSKFVGCCLANPAEDGSGVKQLEDLVLKDGYGAVRFNPYLWPSGQQMTNEVGRALFSKAGELGVPVGFMCMKGLNLHIAEIKELCTDFPSTIVILDHFAFCKPPINEEEKEVFSALLELSKFPQVYVKFSALFRISRKSFPYDDTSQILSQVVSTYGANRVMWGSDFPFVVPECGYVGAKEAVSLNANQINLSSSDLEWIMGRTVMQLFQDSWIAS, encoded by the exons ATGGCAGTGAAACTCAAACCTCTGATTTCAGtctcaaatttttcatttttctcttcaAAAAATATTCCAATTTCGTTTCCGAACTTCAAATTTCAGAGCTCTGTTACCGCAATGGCAACTAGTTATGAGACTTATAACTTCAAGTTGAAACCTAAAGTCATTGATTCTCATTTGCATGTCTGGGCATCTCCAGAAGAG GCAGCAGAGAAATACCCATACTATCCTGGTCAAGAACCTACTTTACCTG TAACAATTTGCTTGCAGAATATGGGGGAGGCAGGAGTAGATGGTGCGCTGATAGTGCAGCCCATTAATCATAAGTTTGACCATTCTTTAGTTACAAG TGTCTTGAAAAAGTACCCGTCAAAATTTGTTGGGTGTTGTCTTGCGAATCCCGCAGAAGATGGAAGTGGGGTTAAACAACTCGAAGATCTCGTTTTGAAG GATGGATATGGTGCAGTTCGCTTTAATCCCTATTTGTGGCCTTCTGGTCAGCAG ATGACGAACGAAGTTGGTAGGGCATTGTTCTCTAAAGCAGGAGAACTTGGAGTACCAGTGGGATTCATGTGTATGAAG ggtCTTAATCTACATATTGCGGAGATCAAGGAGCTGTGCACTGATTTTCCTTCTACCATCGTTATACTTGATCATTTCGCTTTCTGCAAGCCACCCAT AAACGAGGAGGAGAAGGAGGTTTTTTCTGCACTTCTTGAGTTGTCAAAGTTTCCCCAG GTGTATGTGAAGTTCAGTGCCTTGTTCCGTATATCAAGGAAGTCGTTCCCGTATGATGACACATCCCAAATTCTTTCCCAAGTTGTCTCTACCTATGGTGCTAACCGCGTAATGTGGGGCAG CGACTTTCCATTTGTGGTTCCTGAATGTGGATATGTTGGAGCAAAAGAAGCAGTATCGCTTAATGCAAATCAGATAAACTTATCGTCTTCTGATTTAGAATGGATAATGGGGAGAACTGTAATGCAACTCTTTCAAGATTCATGGATTGCATCTTAA